One Microcebus murinus isolate Inina chromosome 22, M.murinus_Inina_mat1.0, whole genome shotgun sequence DNA segment encodes these proteins:
- the FZD10 gene encoding frizzled-10: protein MPRPGPRLWLVLQVMGSCAAISSMDIERPGDSKCQPVEIPMCKDIGYNMTRMPNLMGHEQQREAAIQLHEFAPLVEYGCHGHLRFFLCSLYAPMCTEQVSTPIPACRVMCEQARLKCSPVMEQFNFKWPDSLDCSKLPNKNDPNYLCMEAPNNGSDEPTRGSGMFPPLFRPQRPHGAQEQQPKDGGPGRSGCDNPGKFHHVEKSASCAPLCTPGVDVYWSRDDKRFAVVWLAIWSVLCCFSSAFTVLTFLIDPARFRYPERPIIFLSMCYCVYSVGYIIRLFAGAESIACDRDSGQLYVIQEGLESTGCTLVFLVLYYFGMASSLWWVVLTLTWFLAAGKKWGHEAIEANSSYFHLAAWAIPAVKTILILVLRRVAGDELTGVCYVGSMDVNALTGFVLVPLACYLTIGTSFLLSGFVALFHIRRVMKTGGENTDKLERLMVRIGVFSVLYTVPATCVIACYFYERLNMDYWKVLAGQHKCRMNNQTKSPDCLLAASIPAVEIFMVKIFMLLVVGITSGVWIWTGKTLQSWQGVCSRRLKKGRRKPASVLTGGGGGIYKKAQHPPKPHLGKFEIPAQPPTCV from the coding sequence ATGCCGCGCCCGGGTCCCCGCCTGTGGCTGGTCCTGCAGGTGATGGGCTCGTGCGCCGCCATCAGCTCCATGGACATAGAGCGTCCGGGCGACAGCAAGTGCCAGCCCGTGGAGATCCCGATGTGCAAGGACATCGGCTACAACATGACCCGCATGCCCAACCTGATGGGCCACGAGCAGCAGCGCGAGGCGGCCATTCAGCTGCACGAGTTCGCGCCGCTGGTGGAGTACGGCTGCCACGGCCACCTCCGCTTCTTCCTGTGCTCGCTGTACGCGCCCATGTGCACCGAGCAAGtctccacccccatccccgcCTGCCGGGTCATGTGCGAGCAGGCCCGGCTCAAGTGCTCGCCCGTCATGGAGCAGTTCAACTTCAAGTGGCCCGACTCGCTGGACTGCAGCAAACTCCCCAACAAGAACGACCCCAACTACCTGTGCATGGAGGCGCCCAACAACGGCTCGGACGAGCCCACGCGGGGCTCGGGCATGTTCCCGCCGCTCTTCCGGCCACAGCGGCCGCACGGCGCGCAGGAGCAGCAGCCGAAGGACGGCGGGCCGGGGCGCAGCGGCTGCGACAACCCGGGCAAGTTCCACCACGTGGAGAAGAGCGCGTCGTGCGCGCCGCTCTGCACGCCCGGCGTGGACGTGTACTGGAGCCGCGACGACAAGCGCTTCGCCGTGGTCTGGCTGGCCATCTGGTCGGTGCTGTGCTGCTTCTCCAGCGCCTTCACCGTGCTCACCTTCCTCATCGACCCGGCCCGCTTCCGGTACCCCGAGCGCCCCATCATCTTCCTCTCCATGTGCTACTGCGTCTACTCCGTGGGCTACATCATCCGCCTCTTCGCGGGCGCCGAGAGCATCGCGTGCGACCGGGACAGCGGGCAGCTGTACGTGAtccaggaggggctggagagcaCGGGCTGCACCCTGGTCTTCCTCGTGCTCTACTACTTCGGCATGGCCAGCTCGCTGTGGTGGGTGGTCCTCACGCTCACCTGGTTCCTGGCCGCGGGCAAGAAGTGGGGCCACGAGGCCATCGAAGCCAACAGCAGCTACTTCCACCTGGCCGCCTGGGCCATCCCCGCGGTGAAGACCATCCTCATCCTCGTGCTGCGCCGGGTGGCGGGCGACGAGCTCACCGGCGTGTGCTACGTGGGCAGCATGGACGTGAACGCGCTCACCGGCTTCGTGCTGGTGCCGCTGGCCTGCTACCTCACCATCGGCACCTCCTTCCTGCTGTCGGGCTTCGTGGCCCTCTTCCACATCCGCAGGGTGATGAAGACGGGCGGGGAGAACACGGACAAGCTGGAGCGGCTCATGGTGAGGATCGGGGTCTTCTCCGTGCTCTACACGGTGCCCGCCACCTGCGTCATCGCCTGCTACTTCTACGAGCGCCTCAACATGGACTACTGGAAGGTCCTGGCAGGGCAGCACAAGTGCAGAATGAACAACCAGACCAAGAGCCCGGACTGCCTCCTGGCCGCCTCCATCCCCGCCGTCGAGATCTTCATGGTGAAGATCTTCATGCTGCTGGTCGTGGGCATCACCAGCGGCGTGTGGATCTGGACCGGCAAGACCCTGCAGTCCTGGCAGGGCGTCTGCAGCCGCAGGCTGAAGAAGGGCCGGAGGAAACCGGCCAGCGTGCTCACCGGAGGCGGCGGTGGGATTTACAAAAAAGCCCAGCATCCCCCCAAACCTCACCTGGGGAAGTTTGAGATCCCCGCCCAGCCCCCCACCTGCGTGTGA